One genomic segment of Suttonella sp. R2A3 includes these proteins:
- a CDS encoding VOC family protein, translating into MIDHIGMSIRDHQTSKAFYAQALAPLGIELVMEVQGWAGMGKDGKPEFWFGEGEKPHAPMHIAFIASNRQAVDAFYHAAIAAGGKDNGKPGVREIYHPDYYGAFVLDPDGHNIEAVCHSPE; encoded by the coding sequence ATTATTGACCATATTGGCATGAGCATAAGAGACCATCAAACCAGCAAAGCATTTTACGCACAAGCGCTTGCCCCATTAGGCATCGAGCTGGTGATGGAAGTACAAGGCTGGGCAGGTATGGGTAAGGATGGCAAGCCCGAATTCTGGTTTGGCGAAGGCGAGAAACCACACGCGCCCATGCACATCGCTTTTATCGCGTCTAACCGCCAAGCCGTTGATGCGTTTTATCACGCCGCCATTGCCGCTGGTGGTAAAGACAACGGTAAACCCGGTGTTCGCGAAATCTACCATCCTGATTACTATGGTGCGTTTGTGCTTGACCCCGATGGACATAACATCGAGGCGGTCTGTCACAGCCCGGAATAA
- a CDS encoding EVE domain-containing protein has translation MASKNHVTLGISGGFMQVCHGKRAPQARVKAGDKVVYYSPKTSLKNGRACKEFTAIGEVISEDPYPFDMGGGFVPFHKDVRFYDAHAVSIYKIIDQLTLTQEKHWGYQLRFGLINISEQDFQLIQSAMCITH, from the coding sequence GTGGCGTCTAAAAACCATGTCACGCTTGGTATCTCTGGCGGCTTTATGCAAGTGTGTCATGGTAAACGTGCGCCGCAGGCGCGCGTCAAAGCCGGTGACAAGGTCGTTTATTACTCTCCGAAAACCAGCCTTAAAAATGGCAGAGCATGTAAAGAATTTACCGCCATTGGTGAGGTTATTAGCGAAGATCCTTACCCATTTGACATGGGTGGTGGCTTTGTGCCATTTCACAAAGATGTTCGTTTTTATGATGCGCACGCCGTCAGCATTTATAAAATCATCGATCAATTAACCCTCACCCAAGAGAAACATTGGGGATATCAGCTTCGATTTGGCTTAATCAATATTAGCGAACAAGACTTTCAACTAATTCAATCTGCGATGTGCATAACACACTGA
- a CDS encoding glutathione S-transferase family protein: MMSTLTFYTNPQSRGAVVRWLLTELGLQDGVDYTTVILQYGSDASPDGIKSANYLNINPMGKVPTLTDGDTVISETAAICAYLTDKYHDRQLAPAIDSPLRGEYYRWLFFAHGVLEPALLNHHFHFELKEEQTSTAGYGQLSDVINTLVSKLKTSHYLVGDRFSTADLYLSNALNFYLTFGLIEPLPEFQAYAARHTARESFQRAKAIDGALLNQ; encoded by the coding sequence ATGATGAGCACACTAACCTTTTATACCAACCCCCAATCACGTGGCGCAGTAGTGCGCTGGCTGCTCACCGAGCTGGGATTGCAGGACGGCGTAGACTACACCACAGTGATCCTGCAATATGGCAGCGACGCCAGTCCTGACGGAATCAAGTCCGCGAATTACTTAAACATTAACCCCATGGGTAAAGTCCCCACCCTGACAGACGGCGATACCGTCATCAGCGAAACCGCTGCCATCTGTGCTTATTTAACCGACAAATATCATGACAGACAGCTCGCACCAGCCATTGATAGTCCGCTACGTGGTGAATACTATCGTTGGCTGTTTTTTGCCCACGGCGTCTTAGAACCGGCGCTGTTAAATCACCATTTTCATTTTGAACTCAAAGAAGAACAGACCAGCACGGCAGGTTATGGTCAATTAAGCGATGTCATCAACACCCTGGTAAGCAAACTTAAAACGTCCCACTATCTCGTTGGTGATCGCTTTAGCACCGCCGATTTATATCTCAGCAACGCCTTGAATTTTTATCTGACATTTGGTTTGATCGAACCATTGCCCGAATTCCAAGCATACGCAGCCAGGCATACCGCACGCGAAAGTTTTCAGCGCGCTAAAGCGATTGATGGCGCCTTGCTGAACCAATAG
- a CDS encoding VOC family protein has translation MPQHESLNYIEIPATDLPRTKQFFSDVFAWSFTDYGEQYTAFSTTHLDGGFYQSEQCATTQQGSVLVVFYSKDLETTQAKIEAAGGVIIQPTFAFPGGRRFHFSEPSGNEFAVWSDK, from the coding sequence ATGCCGCAACATGAAAGCCTTAATTATATTGAGATTCCAGCTACAGATTTACCGCGTACTAAGCAATTTTTTAGCGACGTGTTTGCTTGGTCATTCACCGACTATGGCGAGCAATACACCGCTTTTTCTACCACACACTTAGACGGTGGGTTTTATCAATCAGAACAGTGCGCCACCACCCAGCAAGGCAGTGTTCTGGTGGTTTTTTACAGCAAGGATTTAGAAACTACCCAAGCAAAGATCGAAGCAGCCGGCGGTGTGATTATCCAGCCAACCTTTGCCTTTCCTGGCGGGAGGCGCTTTCATTTCAGCGAACCTAGCGGCAATGAATTCGCAGTTTGGTCGGATAAGTAA
- a CDS encoding YafY family protein → MKKSVNRTERLFALLHILRHHRRPISAERLAEQLSVSTRTLYRDINTLRLQGADIQGEAGLGFILKERFTLPPLMFTPDEIEALVLGGRWVNAYGDDALTDATRSALAKIRAVSSKAIVRHIDAHTLFVPPVKDANARPLRFAHTIRNAIREQHKIQLYYENAEGSLSDRVIYPFALAFFGTTQMIAAWCEQRADFRHFRVDRILALTELCIPYTPNKQTLLTRWRRAQNIDDTFDQV, encoded by the coding sequence ATGAAAAAATCCGTGAACCGTACCGAACGATTGTTTGCCTTATTACATATTCTGCGTCATCATCGACGCCCAATCAGCGCGGAACGATTGGCCGAACAGCTTTCTGTCAGCACAAGAACGCTATACCGTGACATCAACACCCTACGCTTACAAGGCGCTGATATTCAAGGTGAAGCGGGTCTCGGCTTCATACTCAAAGAACGCTTCACTTTACCGCCGCTTATGTTTACCCCAGATGAAATCGAAGCCCTGGTATTAGGAGGACGATGGGTCAACGCTTATGGTGATGATGCGTTAACCGATGCCACCCGCAGCGCACTGGCAAAAATTCGCGCGGTTTCGAGCAAAGCCATCGTACGTCATATCGACGCGCATACATTATTTGTACCCCCCGTAAAAGACGCCAACGCACGCCCCCTGAGGTTCGCTCACACGATTCGCAACGCCATCCGTGAACAACATAAAATCCAGCTATACTATGAAAATGCCGAAGGATCACTCTCCGACCGTGTGATCTATCCTTTTGCGCTGGCATTTTTTGGTACCACACAAATGATTGCGGCGTGGTGCGAACAACGTGCTGATTTTCGTCATTTTCGGGTCGACAGAATACTGGCATTGACAGAATTGTGCATACCATACACCCCCAATAAACAGACCTTATTAACACGTTGGCGCCGTGCACAAAATATCGATGACACATTTGACCAAGTCTAA
- a CDS encoding DEAD/DEAH box helicase, which produces MSDLTFDQLSLAAPLLKALHESGYSKPTPIQAQAIPFALEGRDLLLSAQTGSGKTAAFVLPVLDYLINDTRRSKKPRVLILTPTRELALQVNDSVRRYGNELKWLFSVPLVGGAPYGGQIRALKKGVQIIIATPGRLLDHMRDGRVDFSELNTLILDEADRMLDMGFSDDINAIIDAAPAQRQTIMSSATWDGPVGKIAATFTRNPERIAIKTETAHIEERVYFCDDLGHKNKVLERLVCDPDMTQTIIFTATKRSCEEVADTLRDNGHRARFLHGDLPQHKRNRIVEDLRKGKCDILVATDVAARGIDIPAISHVINYDLPRQVEDYVHRIGRSGRAGRSGMAMNLCSLADRAQLASITRYLKREISEEQLEGLEPRKTAAAVKAKKPKGKYRGKGGQKARRGNDGFKARGQGGRGKPSGNGKGKPAYAGKKRQSRGARASA; this is translated from the coding sequence ATGTCTGATTTAACTTTTGACCAGCTCTCTTTAGCTGCCCCTTTGCTTAAAGCTTTACATGAAAGCGGCTATAGCAAACCTACCCCCATTCAAGCGCAAGCGATTCCTTTTGCTTTAGAAGGTCGCGATTTATTGCTCTCAGCACAAACCGGTAGCGGTAAAACTGCTGCGTTTGTGTTGCCTGTGCTCGATTATTTAATCAACGACACCCGCCGCAGCAAAAAACCTCGTGTGCTGATTCTTACTCCAACACGTGAATTAGCGCTGCAGGTTAACGACAGCGTACGTCGCTACGGTAACGAGTTGAAATGGTTATTCAGTGTGCCGCTGGTTGGTGGCGCGCCTTATGGCGGGCAAATCCGTGCGCTGAAAAAAGGCGTACAAATCATTATCGCCACCCCTGGCCGTTTGCTCGATCATATGCGTGATGGACGCGTCGATTTCAGCGAACTCAACACACTGATTCTTGATGAAGCCGATCGTATGCTCGATATGGGCTTTTCAGACGACATTAACGCGATCATCGATGCCGCCCCCGCACAGCGTCAAACCATCATGTCTTCAGCAACATGGGATGGCCCGGTGGGTAAAATCGCCGCAACGTTTACCCGCAACCCTGAGCGCATTGCGATCAAAACCGAAACCGCACACATCGAAGAGCGCGTCTACTTCTGCGATGACCTTGGACATAAAAATAAAGTCCTTGAGCGCCTGGTTTGCGACCCGGATATGACACAAACGATCATCTTTACTGCCACCAAGCGTAGCTGTGAAGAGGTCGCGGACACATTACGTGATAACGGACACCGTGCACGCTTTTTACACGGCGATTTACCGCAGCACAAACGCAACCGTATCGTCGAAGATTTGCGTAAAGGTAAATGCGATATTCTGGTTGCCACCGATGTTGCCGCACGCGGCATTGATATTCCGGCGATCAGCCATGTGATTAACTACGACTTGCCTCGTCAGGTAGAAGACTATGTGCACCGCATTGGCCGTTCTGGTCGTGCCGGACGTAGCGGTATGGCGATGAACTTATGCAGCCTGGCTGACCGCGCGCAACTTGCCTCAATCACCCGCTACCTCAAACGCGAAATTAGCGAAGAACAGCTTGAAGGCCTTGAGCCACGCAAAACAGCCGCCGCGGTCAAAGCGAAAAAACCTAAAGGCAAATATCGCGGCAAAGGCGGACAAAAAGCGCGTCGTGGCAATGATGGTTTTAAAGCACGTGGTCAAGGTGGACGCGGCAAACCCAGCGGCAATGGTAAGGGCAAACCCGCTTACGCTGGCAAGAAACGCCAAAGCCGTGGTGCACGCGCCTCTGCTTAA
- a CDS encoding TRAM domain-containing protein, whose translation MNQQTTIESLDYQGRGVAKVDGQAIFIAGALPEETVRYRITHQHKRFAEGAVDAVINPAEVRVTPRCVYYADCGGCDLQHAESGWQTQAKENLWRAQLKRLGGVIPETIAPALSGDPWHYRHRARLSVAYVGGRVLLGFKARQSHHVVDVDECVVLAPEMSDIFPKIRELLQNLLPQRVHEVSLQLGEGVLAVGLQVKRWSKSSSRVGQAWIAEQPPHWQLWLREDRTASYLLAGQRQATLQFRPHDDLAIPFTPDDFTQVNRQMNQAMVRQALSWLAVEKDHAIVDLFCGLGNFSLPLVRAGAQVLAIEGVSAMVARLKEHAQTLGLSERISARRADLFSVTAKDINAWTKADAWLIDPPRAGAQALVSALADAHKRPERLLYVSCNPATLARDGRILIEQGYRATRGGIINMFPQTAHIESMVLFER comes from the coding sequence ATGAACCAACAAACAACGATTGAATCGCTGGATTATCAAGGCCGTGGGGTGGCAAAAGTCGATGGTCAGGCGATTTTTATTGCCGGTGCGTTACCTGAAGAAACGGTGCGTTATCGCATTACCCACCAGCATAAACGCTTTGCCGAAGGTGCGGTTGATGCGGTGATCAATCCAGCCGAGGTGCGGGTGACACCGCGTTGTGTGTATTATGCCGATTGTGGCGGTTGTGATTTACAACACGCTGAGAGTGGCTGGCAAACACAAGCTAAGGAAAATCTCTGGCGTGCGCAATTAAAACGCTTAGGCGGTGTGATCCCAGAAACTATTGCGCCTGCATTGAGCGGCGACCCTTGGCATTATCGCCACCGCGCGCGGCTATCGGTTGCTTATGTTGGTGGTCGTGTGTTACTTGGATTTAAAGCGCGACAATCCCATCATGTGGTCGATGTGGATGAATGCGTGGTGCTTGCGCCTGAAATGAGCGACATTTTTCCCAAAATTCGTGAATTATTGCAAAACTTGCTCCCGCAGCGCGTGCATGAGGTATCGCTGCAGTTGGGTGAAGGTGTGCTTGCTGTGGGGTTGCAGGTTAAGCGTTGGTCAAAATCATCATCCCGTGTTGGGCAAGCATGGATTGCTGAACAACCACCTCATTGGCAGCTATGGCTGCGCGAGGATCGTACGGCGAGCTATCTATTAGCTGGGCAAAGGCAAGCTACGTTACAGTTTCGGCCACACGACGATTTAGCGATTCCTTTTACCCCCGATGATTTTACGCAAGTGAATAGGCAAATGAATCAAGCAATGGTGCGCCAAGCGCTATCGTGGCTAGCTGTGGAAAAAGATCACGCTATCGTTGATTTGTTTTGTGGCTTGGGGAATTTTTCTTTACCTTTGGTGCGTGCTGGTGCGCAGGTGTTAGCTATTGAAGGCGTTTCAGCAATGGTCGCGCGCTTGAAAGAACACGCACAAACGCTGGGCCTGTCTGAACGCATCAGCGCACGTCGTGCGGATTTGTTCAGCGTGACCGCTAAAGATATTAACGCTTGGACAAAAGCGGATGCATGGTTGATCGATCCGCCACGTGCGGGAGCGCAGGCTTTGGTGAGCGCGTTAGCTGATGCGCATAAACGGCCTGAGCGGCTACTCTATGTTTCGTGTAATCCGGCGACGCTCGCACGTGACGGGCGAATTTTGATTGAGCAAGGTTATCGCGCAACGCGCGGCGGGATCATCAATATGTTCCCACAAACTGCGCATATCGAGAGTATGGTGTTATTCGAGCGTTAG
- a CDS encoding 3-deoxy-D-manno-octulosonic acid transferase, whose product MIRPLYTLLLYIALPFVLIRLLWKSHSNADYRRRISERFARHLPARSGEFTVLFHTVSVGEFLAAKPLLNALLAKHPSLALWITCTTPTGSAQIQAFQQTQPERITHSYLPYDTPAFMRRFLHHVRPKAVILMETEIWPNLILAANHSCPVLLINARLSARSLRGYYRFAKALLARPLSQLYVNAQTEQDARRLQTLGVPKAHITITANLKYQLNPQPRPENIPEAGPPIWIAASTHPGEEQAILTAQRDQLSEAGLRLIIAPRHPERRAELCKLVSQHGFTPRLRSQNAWFQGAKDVLILDTLGELAGFFPLTQVAFIGGSLIPRGGHNPLEAVHAGCRVCFGSSMYNFQAIRDELVEQPFAREIDSVGSLGTTILSLYHQDGADTKAKQQRYIERHQQILEQHLAFIESAIMMST is encoded by the coding sequence ATGATACGCCCTCTTTACACGCTATTGCTTTATATTGCGCTGCCGTTTGTGCTGATCCGTTTGCTGTGGAAATCGCACAGCAACGCCGATTATCGTCGCCGAATCAGCGAACGTTTTGCGCGTCATTTGCCTGCTCGATCAGGCGAATTTACTGTGCTGTTTCACACCGTTTCGGTGGGCGAATTTCTCGCCGCCAAACCGCTATTAAACGCCCTGCTTGCAAAACACCCTTCGCTAGCGCTTTGGATCACCTGTACCACCCCCACCGGTTCTGCGCAAATTCAGGCATTCCAACAAACTCAGCCTGAGCGCATCACCCACAGCTATCTACCTTACGACACACCAGCTTTTATGCGCCGTTTTTTGCACCATGTTCGCCCCAAAGCCGTGATCCTCATGGAGACCGAAATCTGGCCGAACCTCATCCTTGCGGCAAATCACTCATGCCCGGTGTTATTAATTAACGCACGCCTTTCCGCGCGGTCTTTACGCGGTTATTACCGCTTTGCCAAGGCGCTGCTCGCTCGTCCACTCTCGCAGTTATACGTGAACGCACAAACCGAACAGGACGCGCGCCGCTTACAAACCCTCGGCGTACCAAAAGCACACATCACCATCACAGCAAACCTCAAATACCAACTCAATCCTCAACCGCGACCAGAAAACATCCCAGAAGCCGGACCACCAATATGGATCGCCGCGAGCACCCACCCAGGCGAAGAGCAAGCGATATTAACCGCACAACGCGACCAGCTTAGCGAAGCCGGTTTACGTCTGATTATTGCCCCAAGACACCCAGAGCGACGCGCTGAGCTATGTAAATTAGTCAGTCAACACGGCTTTACCCCACGCCTGCGTAGTCAAAACGCGTGGTTTCAGGGCGCGAAAGATGTCTTGATTTTAGATACGTTGGGCGAACTCGCTGGATTTTTCCCGCTCACGCAAGTCGCCTTTATTGGCGGCAGCCTGATTCCGCGCGGTGGACATAACCCACTGGAAGCCGTCCACGCCGGCTGTCGGGTGTGTTTTGGCAGCTCGATGTATAACTTTCAGGCGATTCGTGACGAATTGGTCGAGCAGCCGTTTGCGCGCGAAATCGACTCAGTGGGTTCATTGGGCACAACCATTCTCAGCTTATACCACCAAGACGGCGCAGACACTAAAGCGAAGCAGCAACGCTATATTGAACGCCACCAACAGATTCTCGAGCAACATCTGGCGTTTATAGAATCGGCGATCATGATGTCGACATAG
- a CDS encoding symmetrical bis(5'-nucleosyl)-tetraphosphatase translates to MAIYAIGDVHGQYDALQRLLDQLSPTSNDELWFVGDLINRGPKSLEVLRYVRGLGKQAKVVLGNHDFAFLVQAQGYKGIELKKAGREIMAADDGEELLNYLRHLPLLHINEQYKIIMVHAGLFPKWQVADALVANQAIMHGLQGENYRNFLLSVFGNKPQDGKHARTALDKARFAVNVFCRMRYLDKQGRLDFDAKMAPENAPAHLKPWFYFHGQRDYRVIFGHWAALGFRIGADAACLDAGAAWGGSLVGLDVIKWHLAAKAKVNL, encoded by the coding sequence ATGGCGATTTATGCCATCGGTGATGTCCACGGACAGTACGATGCACTGCAGCGCCTACTAGATCAGCTATCGCCTACCAGCAATGACGAGTTGTGGTTTGTTGGCGATTTAATTAATCGCGGGCCGAAGTCTTTGGAAGTGTTGCGGTATGTGCGCGGCTTAGGTAAGCAAGCGAAAGTTGTGCTGGGTAATCATGACTTTGCTTTTTTAGTGCAGGCGCAAGGTTATAAAGGGATTGAGCTTAAAAAAGCCGGGCGTGAGATTATGGCTGCTGATGATGGCGAGGAATTGCTTAATTATTTGCGTCATTTGCCTTTGTTGCACATCAATGAGCAATACAAAATTATCATGGTACATGCGGGTTTGTTCCCAAAATGGCAAGTTGCAGACGCACTGGTGGCTAACCAAGCGATCATGCATGGCCTGCAAGGTGAAAACTACCGTAATTTCCTGTTGTCTGTTTTTGGCAATAAACCGCAAGATGGCAAACACGCGCGTACGGCTTTAGATAAAGCGCGTTTTGCGGTGAATGTTTTTTGCCGCATGCGTTATCTGGATAAACAGGGTCGACTGGACTTTGATGCGAAAATGGCGCCAGAGAATGCGCCAGCACACCTTAAACCATGGTTTTATTTCCATGGACAACGAGATTATCGGGTGATTTTTGGTCACTGGGCCGCGCTGGGCTTTAGGATTGGCGCCGATGCGGCGTGTCTTGATGCAGGTGCTGCCTGGGGTGGCTCATTGGTCGGCCTCGATGTGATTAAATGGCACCTGGCGGCTAAGGCTAAAGTCAATCTATAA
- the greA gene encoding transcription elongation factor GreA → MVNKRTTDKRGIHGKKIPMTKNGAEKLRTELEKLKGEDRPRVINAIAEAREHGDLKENAEYHAAREEQGFIEGRIKEIEFKLANVQIIDVANLPREGKVVFGTTVELEDLDSGEAMTYTIVGEDEASIKDGLLSNTSPIARALMGKEEGETVDVTVPGGSKTLEIVAVHYE, encoded by the coding sequence ATGGTCAACAAACGGACCACTGACAAAAGAGGTATCCATGGCAAAAAAATCCCCATGACCAAAAATGGCGCTGAAAAATTACGTACTGAGCTTGAAAAACTCAAAGGCGAAGATCGCCCACGCGTGATTAACGCGATTGCTGAGGCGCGTGAGCACGGCGATTTAAAAGAAAATGCCGAGTACCACGCAGCCCGCGAAGAACAAGGCTTCATCGAAGGCCGCATCAAAGAAATTGAGTTCAAACTCGCTAATGTACAGATTATTGACGTGGCCAACCTGCCTCGCGAAGGTAAGGTTGTTTTTGGCACCACCGTTGAGCTGGAAGACCTAGACAGCGGCGAAGCGATGACCTACACCATCGTTGGCGAAGATGAAGCGAGCATCAAAGACGGCTTACTGTCTAACACCTCGCCAATCGCCCGTGCGTTGATGGGTAAAGAAGAAGGTGAAACGGTTGATGTGACTGTCCCTGGCGGCAGCAAAACCCTAGAAATCGTTGCGGTTCACTACGAATAA